The following coding sequences are from one Triticum aestivum cultivar Chinese Spring chromosome 5A, IWGSC CS RefSeq v2.1, whole genome shotgun sequence window:
- the LOC123101751 gene encoding serpin-ZX-like — MVKVILLSNHGKIDLKRYLYEVAAEVIAQVNSWVDKVTSGLIKEILPAGSIETDMRLVLGNALYFKGTWAQKFHASDTKDDNFHLLDKTSVKAPFKSSTKNQYISCFENLKVLKVPYKQGRDRRQFSMYLLLPEAREGLWSLAGKLTSEPEFLEKHIPARVVPVRKFKIPKFKISFDFEASKLFRSFGLQLPFSTEADLSEMVDSPLGESLRVSSIFHKSFVEVNEEGIEAAAATVAVVMCKLLPAVPPMKMDFVADHPFLFVVREDMTGVVLFVGHVVNPLLAV, encoded by the exons ATGGTCAAAG TTATACTTCTATCTAATCATGGTAAAATCGATCTTAAGAGATACCTATATGAAGTA GCTGCCGAAGTTATTGCTCAAGTGAACTCATGGGTTGACAAAGTCACATCGGGTCTCATCAAAGAGATACTTCCCGCGGGATCCATTGAGACTGATATGAGACTGGTTCTTGGGAATGCATTGTATTTCAAAGGAACTTGGGCTCAGAAATTTCATGCATCAGACACTAAAGATGATAATTTCCACCTTCTTGACAAGACATCAGTAAAAGCACCATTCAAGTCTAGTACAAAGAACCAATATATTTCGTGTTTTGAAAACTTAAAGGTACTTAAGGTTCCTTACAAGCAAGGCAGGGACAGGAGGCAGTTCTCCATGTACTTACTTCTTCCAGAGGCACGAGAAGGTCTTTGGAGCTTAGCAGGAAAGTTGACCTCCGAGCCAGAGTTTCTGGAGAAGCATATCCCCGCTCGAGTGGTTCCAGTCAGGAAATTCAAGATCCCTAAGTTCAAGATATCATTTGATTTTGAAGCGTCCAAATTGTTCAGGAGTTTTGGCCTCCAACTTCCATTCAGTACAGAAGCAGATCTTTCGGAAATGGTCGATTCCCCGTTGGGAGAGAGTTTGCGTGTCTCATCTATATTCCACAAGTCATTTGTAGAAGTGAATGAAGAAGGAATTGAGGCTGCGGCGGCAACTGTTGCGGTAGTCATGTGTAAATTGCTTCCAGCAGTTCCTCCCATGAAGATGGATTTCGTCgcggatcaccctttcctctttgtGGTACGAGAAGACATGACCGGTGTGGTGCTATTCGTCGGTCATGTGGTCAATCCTCTGCTTGCAGTGTAG
- the LOC123108269 gene encoding serpin-ZX-like, whose amino-acid sequence MATTDSIRLSAAQQTSFALRLASAVSSPSNADGARGNVAFSPLSLHVALSLIAAGASGATHDQLVATLGAGEAEGLHAFAEQVVRLVLADSSGAGGPRVSFANAVFSDASLPLKPSFKEVAVGKYRAETHSVDFKTKAAEVAGQVNLWVDQVTSGLIKEILPAGSIEADTRLVLGNALYFKGTWVQKFHASDTKDDNFYLLDKTYFFQKHKTIKAPFMSSTKNQYISSFENLKVLKLPYQHGGDKTQFSMYILLPKAQDGLWSLARKLTSEPEFLEKHIPARAVPVGQFRIPKFKISFDFEASKLFKSLGLQLPFSTEADLSEMVDSPLGQSLCISSIFHKSFVEVNEEGTEAAAATFAVAMSRSLSAVPPRKVDFVADHPFLFVIREDVTGVVLFVGHVVNPMLAA is encoded by the exons ATGGCGACCACCGACAGCATCAGGCTCTCCGCCGCCCAGCAGACGAGCTTTGCACTGCGCCTCGCCTCCGCCGTCTCCTCCCCCTCCAACGCCGACGGCGCACGCGGCAACGTTGCCTTCTCTCCGCTGTCCCTCCACGTCGCGCTCAGCCTCATCGCCGCCGGCGCCAGCGGCGCCACTCACGACCAGCTCGTCGCCACGCTCGGCGCAGGCGAGGCCGAGGGGCTCCACGCGTTCGCCGAGCAGGTGGTGCGGCTCGTGCTCGCCGACTCCTCGGGCGCCGGCGGCCCGCGCGTCTCGTTCGCCAATGCCGTCTTCTCCGACGCGTCGCTGCCGCTCAAGCCGTCCTTCAAGGAGGTGGCCGTGGGAAAGTACAGAGCCGAGACCCACTCTGTCGACTTCAAGACTAAG GCTGCCGAAGTGGCTGGTCAAGTGAACTTATGGGTTGACCAAGTCACATCGGGTCTCATCAAAGAGATACTTCCAGCGGGGTCCATTGAGGCTGACACGAGACTGGTTCTTGGGAATGCATTGTATTTCAAAGGAACTTGGGTTCAGAAATTTCATGCATCGGACACTAAAGATGATAATTTCTACCTTCTCGACAAGACATACTTCTTCCAAAAGCACAAGACAATAAAAGCACCATTCATGTCTAGTACAAAGAACCAATATATTTCGTCTTTTGAAAACTTAAAGGTACTTAAGCTTCCTTACCAGCACGGCGGGGACAAGACGCAGTTCTCCATGTACATACTTCTTCCAAAAGCACAAGATGGTCTTTGGAGCTTAGCAAGAAAGTTGACCTCTGAACCAGAGTTTCTGGAGAAGCATATCCCTGCTCGAGCGGTTCCAGTCGGACAATTCAGGATCCCTAAGTTCAAGATATCATTTGATTTTGAAGCGTCCAAATTGTTCAAGAGTTTGGGACTCCAACTTCCATTCAGCACAGAAGCAGATCTTTCAGAAATGGTTGATTCCCCGTTGGGACAAAGTCTGTGTATCTCATCTATATTCCACAAGTCATTTGTAGAAGTGAATGAAGAAGGAACCGAGGCTGCCGCGGCAACTTTTGCGGTAGCCATGTCTAGATCGCTTTCAGCAGTTCCTCCCAGGAAGGTGGATTTTGTCGctgatcaccctttcctcttcgtgATACGAGAAGACGTGACCGGTGTGGTGCTATTCGTCGGTCATGTGGTCAATCCTATGCTTGCAGCGTAG
- the LOC123105753 gene encoding DNA polymerase delta small subunit, giving the protein MERKQADYSNLDERYTIQGERYQGQQYSHIYYTRLHHMRTLLHALVPSRKPHLPVTTVLGLEEGKDCVLVGTLYKHMKLKPSILDEYSKERSAIPLVKPHNFMHSDDNLILEDESGRVALAGAIPPAAYVTGVVVALHGKETSAGNFLVEDVMEAGLPPQTVLPSINEDKYVVFVSGLSVGSSTFNPLQFQLLIDHITGHLGDENEQAIASKIVRVVVAGNSVHIAPKFLNGQTVAAKDQPRIAEPIKELDIMLTQLVASLPVDIMPGCNDPANFALPQQPLHRCLFSGASTYNTFSSCPNPHQFDLDNVKFIGTSGQNIDDLYRYSDAKDRLEFMERTLKWRHLAPTAPNSLGCYPYTDKDPFLIETCPHVYFVGNQDRYETRLLKGTEKQQVRLISIPRFCESGIAVMLNLRNLECSTLSFSTSFDA; this is encoded by the exons ATGGAGAGGAAGCAGGCCGACTACAGCAACCTG GACGAGAGGTACACGATCCAGGGGGAGAGGTACCAGGGCCAGCAGTACAGCCACATCTACTACACCCGCCTCCACCACATGCGCACCCTCCTCCACGCCCTCGTCCCCTCCCGGAAGCCGCACCTCCCCG TCACTACGGTGCTCGGACTCGAAGAGGGAAAAGATTGTGTGCTTGTTGGGACTTTATACAAGCACATGAAACTGAAGCCTTCTATTCTCGATGAATACTCAAAGGAG AGGTCGGCAATCCCTCTTGTTAAGCCACACAATTTCATGCACTCTGACGATAATCTTATTCTGGAAGATGAAAGTGGAAGAGTTGCACTTGCAGGAGCCATACCTCCAGCAGCCTATGTGACTG GAGTTGTAGTAGCTCTTCACGGGAAGGAAACAAGTGCTGGCAACTTTCTTGTTGAAGATGTCATGGAGGCTGGTCTTCCTCCTCAAACTGTGTTGCCTAGCATAA ATGAGGACAAGTATGTTGTTTTTGTGTCGGGATTAAGTGTTGGGAGCAGCACATTCAATCCTCTGCAGTTCCAACTTCTTATTGACCATATCACTGGGCATTTGGGTGATGAGAAT GAGCAAGCCATAGCATCAAAGATAGTTCGTGTTGTGGTTGCTGGAAATTCAGTACATATTGCACCAAAGTTCTTGAATGGCCAG ACAGTAGCTGCAAAAGATCAACCAAGGATAGCTGAGCCAATCAAAGAACTGGATATAATGCTGACTCAG CTGGTGGCATCATTACCTGTAGATATAATGCCAGGGTGTAATGATCCAGCGAATTTTGCTTTGCCTCAGCAG CCTTTGCATAGATGCCTTTTCTCTGGAGCATCCACCTACAATACATTTTCATCATGTCCGAATCCACATCAATTCGATCTTGACAATGTCAA GTTTATTGGAACATCTGGGCAGAACATAGATGACCTCTACAGGTACTCGGATGCCAAAGATCGGCTGGAATTCATGGAAAGGACATTGAAATGGCGCCATCTTGCTCCGACTGCACCGAACAGCCTAG GATGTTATCCATACACAGACAAGGACCCTTTCCTCATCGAAACTTGCCCCCATGTTTACTTTGTCGGGAATCAAGACAGATACGAGACTCGATTGTTGAAAG GAACGGAAAAGCAGCAGGTCAGGCTAATCAGCATTCCAAGATTTTGTGAGAGTGGAATCGCTGTCATG CTCAACTTGAGGAACTTGGAATGCAGCACCTTGAGCTTCTCAACAAGCTTCGACGCCTGA
- the LOC123108270 gene encoding uncharacterized protein, whose product MATTPARPSQSEAGEAVSVQHVAKASSDELLRKFADPDDGDSSNQRSTPPRRSLALRRKRSSRRVASGLSARDSSASGADLELAAPKRRRSIGGSTDWRVGLLLPTTTTASSSSAAARKGNGGHARAKRGARLDEAGVAHFLAALERTWKKTVAGASRMFVERHRSSHVQLISDMV is encoded by the exons ATGGCGACGACGCCGGCGCGGCCATCAcagagcgaggccggcgaggcggTGTCGGTGCAGCACGTGGCCAAGGCCTCCTCGGACGAGCTGCTCCGCAAGTTCGCCGACCCGGACGACGGCGACTCCTCCAACCAGCGGTCAACCCCGCCCCGCCGCAGCCTCGCGCTGCGCCGCAAGCGCTCGTCCCGCCGCGTCGCGTCGGGGCTCTCCGCCAGAGACTCCAGCGCGTCCGGGGCGGACCTGGAGCTGGCGGCGCCCAAGCGGCGGCGCAGCATCGGCGGGTCCACGGACTGGAGGGTCGGGCTGCTGCTgcccaccaccaccacggcctcctcctcctccgccgccgcgcgcaAGGGCAACGGCGGCCACGCGCGTGCGAAGCGGGGCGCGCGGCTCGACGAGGCCGGCGTCGCGCACTTCCTCGCCGCGCTGGAGCGG ACGTGGAAGAAGACGGTGGCGGGCGCGTCGAGGATGTTCGTGGAGCGGCACCGGAGCAGCCACGTGCAGCTCATCAGCGACATGGTCTAG